One genomic segment of Nocardia spumae includes these proteins:
- a CDS encoding nuclear transport factor 2 family protein, protein MSYPIEDYYAVVDSGKLSNAVDLLAADVEFVMVLPSGVRTGRGRAAMLEYLSGRPDVDRKHRVLRVATDGDMQFAHGAVIENGTATTGYFVAAMHFDAAGRIDRYQVTFNAEFPVLPGGFTPEGAQRA, encoded by the coding sequence ATGAGTTATCCGATCGAGGACTACTACGCCGTCGTCGACTCCGGCAAGCTGAGTAATGCCGTGGACCTGCTCGCCGCGGACGTCGAGTTCGTCATGGTGCTGCCGTCCGGAGTGCGAACGGGCCGTGGCCGCGCCGCCATGCTCGAGTATCTGAGTGGGAGGCCCGATGTCGACCGCAAGCATCGGGTGCTCCGGGTGGCGACCGACGGTGACATGCAGTTCGCACACGGTGCGGTAATCGAGAACGGCACGGCGACCACCGGATACTTCGTCGCCGCCATGCACTTCGACGCAGCTGGCCGCATCGACCGCTACCAGGTTACGTTCAACGCCGAATTCCCTGTTCTGCCAGGGGGTTTCACTCCCGAAGGAGCACAACGAGCATGA
- a CDS encoding acyl-CoA dehydrogenase family protein, which produces MSAPQVNAGEVRWPHSEPTGFIPGPEQSALRESLRALLTKRGDIAQVRQAASTERGFSASLWRALVDDMSVTALAASEDRGGLGYGVAELATILEECGRALVCEPVYSSAVLGVQALLLTRPGDDDLLLAGVLAGDLLATVSALETTTDDLRAVRTPAGWVVDGTVTHLVCGGTADVIVASAHCSDGRRLFAMRPGEGCLRTERMVLDPTRRQADVTLRAAPAVGLTEPDDTATAATRLRDLATLALASENTGIIDMLLETTVSYTSTRRQFDRAIGSFQAVKHRLADLLVLLERARSASRYAAAAYAEDPDAARLAVAVAGAVCTDAAVQTAAEAVQLHGGIGFTWEHPAHSYFRRVMGNEAAQGGSRAHRGTIAALVGL; this is translated from the coding sequence ATGTCCGCACCGCAGGTCAACGCAGGTGAAGTCCGCTGGCCACATTCCGAACCGACCGGATTCATACCCGGCCCCGAGCAGTCCGCCCTTCGCGAGTCCCTCCGGGCGCTGCTGACCAAACGCGGCGATATCGCCCAGGTCCGCCAGGCCGCGTCCACCGAACGCGGGTTCTCGGCATCGCTGTGGCGGGCCCTCGTCGACGACATGTCGGTCACCGCACTCGCCGCATCCGAGGATCGCGGCGGGCTGGGATACGGTGTGGCCGAACTGGCGACGATTCTCGAGGAGTGCGGGCGCGCGCTGGTCTGCGAGCCGGTCTACAGCTCCGCCGTGCTGGGCGTACAGGCCCTGCTCCTGACTCGCCCCGGCGACGATGATCTCTTGCTGGCAGGCGTATTGGCCGGTGACCTGCTGGCCACCGTCAGCGCTCTCGAAACCACCACCGACGATCTGCGTGCGGTCCGGACGCCGGCCGGATGGGTCGTCGACGGCACGGTCACCCATCTGGTGTGTGGCGGAACCGCCGACGTGATCGTTGCGTCGGCGCACTGCTCGGATGGACGCCGCCTGTTTGCCATGCGTCCGGGCGAGGGTTGCCTGCGAACCGAGCGAATGGTCCTGGACCCCACCCGCCGGCAGGCGGACGTGACGCTACGGGCCGCTCCGGCGGTCGGGCTCACCGAGCCGGACGATACTGCCACCGCGGCCACCCGCTTGCGCGATCTCGCCACACTCGCCCTCGCCAGCGAGAACACCGGCATCATCGACATGCTGCTCGAGACGACCGTGTCCTACACCTCGACTCGCCGCCAATTCGACCGGGCCATCGGCTCCTTCCAGGCCGTCAAACATCGCCTCGCCGATCTGCTGGTCCTGCTCGAGCGCGCGCGATCCGCCTCCCGCTATGCGGCCGCGGCATACGCGGAGGATCCGGACGCGGCACGGCTGGCGGTCGCGGTGGCGGGTGCAGTCTGCACCGACGCGGCTGTCCAGACGGCGGCCGAGGCTGTCCAACTGCACGGCGGGATCGGCTTCACCTGGGAGCATCCGGCCCACTCCTATTTCCGTCGGGTCATGGGAAACGAAGCGGCACAAGGCGGTTCCCGAGCTCACCGCGGCACGATAGCCGCCCTCGTCGGATTGTGA
- a CDS encoding enoyl-CoA hydratase/isomerase family protein — MIDTDHIVLEKDGEIARVWLNRPHVKNAVTVELLHRLDEIIVEVDNDPNLKVLVLRGRGNTFCSGFDLNELRANYVGQTNAMDVAVLSAKVCDRLYSMNTPSVAVLEGYVTAGGFELMISCDFAVAADDAKIGDFHIRRALFGGAGPIYRLPRMIGIRKTKELMLTGKLLSGREAAAFDLINASAPAAELDQLVADFVAPLADKSPFAMKLTKMTIDRGLDADIQSLMVMEHLAVGNALQSEDAAEGVSAFLEKREPKWVGR; from the coding sequence ATGATCGACACCGACCACATCGTGCTCGAGAAGGACGGCGAGATTGCGCGGGTGTGGCTCAACCGCCCGCACGTCAAGAACGCCGTCACCGTCGAACTGCTGCACCGCCTCGACGAGATCATCGTCGAGGTCGACAACGACCCCAACCTCAAGGTCCTGGTCCTGCGCGGCCGGGGTAACACCTTCTGCTCGGGCTTCGACCTCAACGAACTGCGCGCGAACTACGTCGGCCAGACCAACGCGATGGATGTCGCGGTGCTGTCCGCGAAGGTTTGCGACCGCCTGTACTCGATGAATACCCCATCGGTCGCGGTACTCGAGGGTTACGTCACCGCCGGTGGTTTCGAGCTGATGATCTCCTGCGATTTCGCCGTCGCGGCCGACGACGCCAAGATCGGCGACTTCCACATCCGCCGGGCCCTGTTCGGCGGCGCGGGCCCGATCTACCGGCTGCCGCGCATGATCGGCATTCGCAAGACCAAGGAGCTGATGCTGACCGGCAAGCTGCTCAGCGGCCGGGAAGCCGCCGCGTTCGATCTCATCAATGCCTCCGCCCCGGCCGCCGAGCTCGACCAGCTGGTCGCCGATTTCGTTGCCCCGCTGGCCGATAAGAGCCCGTTCGCGATGAAGCTCACCAAGATGACCATCGACCGCGGCCTGGACGCCGACATCCAGTCGCTGATGGTGATGGAGCACCTGGCCGTGGGCAACGCGCTGCAGTCCGAGGACGCGGCCGAGGGCGTGTCCGCCTTCCTGGAGAAGCGCGAGCCGAAATGGGTCGGTCGCTGA
- a CDS encoding Zn-ribbon domain-containing OB-fold protein — MGVAELRTLEGSRCTTCGTVAYPAGTMCGRCATPTATAIPLSDHGVVWAYTVQRCAPKSPPYVPPAEGFSPFAVGYVELPEGVRIEAVLDCTDFAELHGAQVRLVAVAPVPRFATRSFIQEGKAQ; from the coding sequence ATGGGCGTTGCGGAACTCCGCACACTCGAGGGCAGCCGATGCACGACCTGCGGCACCGTCGCATACCCGGCCGGCACGATGTGCGGACGGTGTGCCACCCCGACCGCGACCGCGATTCCGCTCAGCGATCACGGCGTGGTCTGGGCCTACACCGTGCAGCGGTGCGCACCCAAGTCGCCGCCCTATGTGCCTCCGGCCGAGGGGTTTTCACCGTTCGCGGTCGGATATGTCGAACTTCCGGAAGGCGTCAGGATCGAGGCGGTTCTGGACTGCACCGACTTCGCCGAACTGCACGGGGCACAGGTGCGGCTGGTCGCCGTCGCGCCGGTGCCCCGGTTCGCGACCCGCTCGTTCATTCAGGAAGGCAAGGCGCAGTGA
- a CDS encoding thiolase family protein: protein MTPSVSIIGTGLSRFGRQPDRSGRQLAVVAINAALEDAGLRWRDIQLACGGSDSSGLADTLVAELGFTGIPFTNVKNGCATGGSALLGAVNAVRSGTAEIALAVGFDKHPRGAFDPTPEEWGLPHGYGEAGLMVTTQFFGAKINRYMRLHGISTLTLAKVAEKAYRNGSLNPNAWRREPMSAAEIAAAPMVNDPLTRFMFCSPGTGGAAVIVASESVTRRLGARGIRLRAISHRTRRFGSFEVFSPAVSGGGEPVSVSSDAATAAFEEAGIGPADIDVAQLQDTESGAEIMHMAECGFCEHGEQEAMLAAGDTEIGGRLPVNTDGGCIANGEPIGASGLRQVHEIITQLRGAAGARQVPGTPRVGFTHVYGAPGISACTVLSV from the coding sequence GTGACACCGTCGGTCTCGATCATCGGCACCGGGTTGTCCCGGTTCGGCAGGCAACCGGACCGCAGCGGCAGGCAGCTCGCGGTCGTGGCGATCAACGCCGCGCTCGAAGATGCCGGATTACGCTGGCGGGACATCCAATTGGCGTGCGGCGGCAGCGACAGCTCCGGTCTGGCCGACACCCTCGTCGCCGAATTGGGCTTCACCGGAATACCGTTCACCAACGTCAAGAACGGCTGCGCGACCGGCGGTAGCGCACTGCTCGGGGCGGTCAACGCCGTGCGCTCCGGTACCGCCGAGATCGCGTTGGCCGTCGGGTTCGACAAGCATCCGCGCGGTGCGTTCGATCCGACGCCGGAGGAATGGGGGCTGCCGCACGGTTACGGCGAGGCCGGGCTCATGGTCACCACGCAATTCTTCGGGGCGAAGATCAACCGGTACATGCGGCTGCACGGCATCTCGACCCTGACGCTGGCCAAGGTCGCCGAAAAGGCTTACCGCAACGGCAGTCTCAACCCCAACGCCTGGCGGAGAGAACCGATGTCCGCGGCGGAGATCGCCGCGGCCCCCATGGTGAACGACCCGCTGACCAGGTTCATGTTCTGCTCACCCGGTACAGGTGGCGCCGCGGTGATCGTGGCGAGCGAATCGGTGACCCGCCGCCTCGGCGCACGTGGCATCCGCTTGCGCGCGATCAGTCACCGCACCCGCCGCTTCGGCTCGTTCGAGGTGTTCAGCCCGGCCGTTTCGGGCGGCGGCGAACCGGTCAGCGTGAGCTCCGACGCGGCGACCGCGGCGTTCGAGGAGGCGGGCATCGGGCCCGCCGACATCGACGTCGCACAGCTGCAGGACACCGAGAGCGGTGCGGAGATCATGCACATGGCCGAATGCGGCTTCTGTGAACATGGCGAGCAGGAGGCGATGCTCGCCGCGGGCGACACCGAAATCGGTGGACGCCTGCCGGTCAACACCGACGGTGGCTGCATCGCCAACGGTGAGCCGATCGGCGCCTCTGGGCTCCGCCAGGTCCACGAGATCATCACCCAGCTGCGCGGTGCCGCGGGCGCCCGACAGGTTCCGGGAACGCCGAGGGTGGGGTTCACCCACGTCTACGGGGCACCCGGGATCAGCGCCTGCACCGTGCTCTCGGTGTGA